One segment of Thermococcus sp. AM4 DNA contains the following:
- a CDS encoding ABC transporter substrate-binding protein, with amino-acid sequence MKRYLAVAFAALMLGSVFGFGFVSASEYPRNETLYTANSAPPTNANPFWGGNILGLDGLIFEPLAMLNFMTGELKPWLAESWKWVNSNTFEVKLRPNLKWQDGKPLTAEDVKFSYEYYQKIGIRNWTKLGLKEIKVVDDRTVDFIFDGTPNYQLWQLQLFYGWGQGALIIPEHIFKDIDPAKVKKMTFLGDEQKYLVGSGPYKLKEVVQQQKAILERNDDWWGNKVFGKPAPKYIIQLYVKDNSQAANMFIKGDLDVGTYYIDIVQAKKQNPHLVSWLDKPPYFPPVAPVLLYFNTKRPPMDNPQFRRAIAMAINPEQINKNGPISGKPSEIPFGTGLLQKWGDKIGLESLISQYGWKYGDIAEANKILDQLGMKRNSDGWRTYNGKVIELHLVTCAGCSDWISTAEIIQNQLSALGIKVVIDKYDWGAMMDKFHKGDFDLGLHWAGTFQPTAYAVYNALMSKDGAANFGNYTNEQAQQILDEFAKTTDPNKEAQYIKELSEIWLKDVPAVPVYMATLFYEANTQYWTNWPNEKNPYGVPIFWAKYGTWGTALALLGVKPASATTSTTTTTTQGGASTTPSPSPSSTTTSEKGGWKLCGPAALVGLAIVPLLLRRRR; translated from the coding sequence ATGAAAAGGTATCTGGCCGTGGCCTTTGCGGCCCTGATGCTCGGCAGCGTTTTTGGTTTTGGGTTCGTGAGCGCCTCGGAGTATCCGAGAAACGAAACGCTCTACACGGCAAACAGCGCACCGCCGACCAACGCCAACCCCTTCTGGGGCGGCAACATCCTCGGCCTTGACGGTCTCATCTTTGAACCCCTCGCGATGCTGAACTTCATGACCGGTGAACTGAAGCCCTGGCTCGCCGAGAGCTGGAAGTGGGTAAACTCAAACACCTTTGAGGTCAAACTGAGGCCGAACCTCAAGTGGCAGGACGGAAAACCGCTCACTGCTGAGGACGTCAAGTTCTCCTACGAGTACTACCAGAAGATAGGGATCAGGAACTGGACCAAGCTCGGCCTCAAGGAGATAAAGGTCGTCGACGACAGGACCGTTGATTTCATCTTCGACGGCACTCCAAACTACCAGCTCTGGCAGCTCCAGCTCTTCTACGGCTGGGGACAGGGCGCCCTCATAATCCCGGAGCACATCTTCAAGGACATCGATCCGGCCAAGGTTAAGAAGATGACCTTCCTCGGCGACGAGCAGAAATATCTTGTCGGTTCTGGCCCCTACAAGCTCAAGGAGGTCGTTCAGCAGCAGAAGGCCATCCTCGAGAGGAACGACGACTGGTGGGGCAACAAGGTCTTCGGCAAGCCCGCTCCGAAGTACATAATCCAGCTCTACGTTAAGGACAACTCCCAGGCCGCGAACATGTTCATCAAGGGTGACCTCGACGTCGGAACCTACTACATAGACATCGTGCAGGCCAAGAAGCAGAACCCGCATCTCGTCAGCTGGCTCGATAAACCGCCGTACTTCCCGCCCGTCGCGCCCGTTCTGCTCTACTTCAACACCAAGAGGCCCCCGATGGACAACCCGCAGTTCAGGCGCGCCATAGCGATGGCTATAAACCCGGAGCAGATCAACAAGAACGGCCCGATCAGCGGAAAGCCCTCGGAGATACCCTTTGGCACGGGCCTCCTCCAGAAGTGGGGCGACAAGATCGGTCTTGAGAGCCTGATCAGCCAGTACGGATGGAAGTACGGGGACATAGCGGAGGCCAACAAGATACTCGACCAGCTGGGCATGAAGAGGAACTCAGACGGCTGGAGAACCTACAACGGCAAGGTCATCGAGTTGCACCTCGTCACCTGCGCCGGCTGTTCCGACTGGATTTCGACCGCCGAGATAATCCAGAACCAGCTCAGCGCCCTCGGAATAAAGGTCGTCATCGACAAGTACGACTGGGGGGCAATGATGGACAAGTTCCACAAGGGCGACTTCGACCTCGGCCTCCACTGGGCCGGAACCTTCCAGCCGACCGCTTACGCGGTCTACAACGCCCTAATGAGCAAGGACGGTGCAGCTAACTTCGGCAACTACACCAACGAGCAGGCCCAGCAGATACTCGACGAGTTCGCCAAGACCACCGACCCGAACAAGGAGGCGCAGTACATAAAGGAGCTCAGCGAGATATGGCTCAAGGACGTCCCGGCCGTTCCGGTTTACATGGCGACGCTCTTCTACGAGGCCAACACCCAGTACTGGACCAACTGGCCCAACGAGAAGAACCCCTACGGCGTGCCCATATTCTGGGCCAAGTACGGAACCTGGGGAACGGCCTTAGCGCTGCTCGGCGTCAAACCCGCCAGCGCCACCACGAGCACAACCACAACTACGACCCAGGGAGGGGCCTCAACGACGCCCTCGCCATCGCCCAGCTCAACCACAACCTCCGAGAAGGGCGGCTGGAAGCTCTGTGGGCCGGCCGCACTGGTCGGTCTCGCAATCGTGCCGCTGCTCCTGAGGCGGAGAAGGTAA
- the bgaS gene encoding beta-galactosidase BgaS has translation MSGFIWGVVQSAFQFEMGDPLRRNIDSRSDWWAWVRDPFNIKNDLVSGDLPEDGINNYDLYEIDHRLAKDLGTNAYQLTIEWSRIFPCPTWGVEVKVERDGYGLIRRVKVPKEALEELDRLANRRELLHYRAVLRNLKKLGFTTFVTLNHQTLPLWVHDPLWTRADFDGSKARGWVDEGSIIEFVKFSAYVAWKFSDLVDFWATFDEPMVTVELGYLAPYVGWPPGILNPEAAKRVIINQMVAHARAYDAIKEHTKAPVGIILNIIPAYPLDPSDERDVKAAENYDYFHNRLFLEALNRGRVDLDVSGDPVRIDHVKRNDWIGNNYYTREVVKWVEPRFEELPLISFVGAEGYGYSGDPNSVSPDNNPTSDFGWEVYPRGLYDSTLEASSYGKPVYITENGIADSKDILRPRYIVEHVAAMREAIEGGADVRGYFHWALTDNYEWAMGFKIRFGLYEVDLLTKERIPRRRSVETYKKVIEEGIE, from the coding sequence ATGTCAGGGTTCATCTGGGGTGTTGTGCAGTCGGCGTTTCAGTTCGAGATGGGCGACCCGCTGAGGAGGAACATCGACTCCAGGAGCGACTGGTGGGCGTGGGTCAGGGATCCCTTCAACATAAAGAACGATCTCGTAAGCGGCGACCTGCCCGAGGACGGGATAAACAACTACGACCTCTACGAGATAGACCACCGCCTCGCCAAGGACCTCGGGACGAACGCGTATCAGCTCACGATAGAGTGGAGCAGGATCTTTCCGTGCCCGACCTGGGGAGTTGAGGTGAAGGTTGAGAGGGACGGTTACGGCCTTATCAGGCGCGTTAAAGTGCCAAAGGAGGCACTCGAAGAGCTCGATCGGCTGGCAAACAGAAGAGAACTGCTCCACTACCGGGCCGTTCTCAGGAACCTCAAAAAGCTCGGCTTCACGACCTTCGTCACGCTGAACCACCAGACGCTGCCCCTCTGGGTTCACGATCCCCTCTGGACGAGGGCGGACTTCGATGGAAGTAAAGCCAGGGGCTGGGTTGACGAGGGGAGCATAATCGAGTTCGTTAAGTTCAGCGCCTACGTTGCCTGGAAGTTCTCCGACTTGGTTGACTTCTGGGCGACCTTCGACGAGCCGATGGTTACCGTCGAGCTCGGCTATCTGGCACCTTACGTCGGCTGGCCGCCTGGGATCCTCAATCCAGAGGCGGCCAAGCGCGTGATCATCAACCAGATGGTTGCCCACGCACGGGCCTACGATGCCATAAAGGAGCACACGAAGGCGCCGGTGGGGATAATCCTCAACATAATCCCGGCGTATCCCCTCGACCCCAGCGACGAGAGGGACGTGAAAGCGGCCGAGAACTACGATTACTTCCACAACAGGCTCTTCCTTGAGGCACTCAACAGGGGAAGGGTTGACCTCGACGTCAGCGGCGATCCCGTCAGGATAGACCACGTGAAGAGAAACGACTGGATAGGGAACAACTACTACACGAGGGAAGTGGTTAAGTGGGTTGAGCCGAGGTTCGAGGAGCTGCCGCTGATAAGCTTCGTGGGAGCGGAGGGCTACGGCTATTCGGGCGATCCCAACAGCGTCTCCCCAGACAACAACCCGACGAGCGACTTCGGCTGGGAGGTCTATCCGAGGGGCCTGTACGATTCAACCCTCGAGGCGAGCTCCTACGGAAAGCCGGTCTACATAACCGAGAACGGCATAGCGGACTCGAAGGACATACTCCGCCCGAGGTACATAGTTGAACATGTCGCGGCCATGCGCGAGGCGATTGAGGGCGGCGCGGACGTCAGGGGCTACTTCCACTGGGCTCTAACGGATAACTACGAGTGGGCGATGGGTTTTAAAATCCGCTTCGGACTCTACGAGGTCGATCTGCTCACCAAGGAGAGGATCCCGAGGAGAAGGAGCGTTGAAACTTACAAAAAGGTCATCGAGGAGGGGATCGAATGA
- a CDS encoding type II toxin-antitoxin system VapC family toxin: MPLPQEITFDSIALLKMHTANRKRQLEITLAKFTVYVPVLSLYNYLAAKAYLKRNVERELGLLKEIYNVVPLSDEIIVRASKIEGYLLQRGLVVDPEDVLAASTAITTNSLLVTESPERYEHMRQFGLDVMPLEKFLREMERIVERELR, translated from the coding sequence ATGCCCCTGCCGCAGGAGATAACCTTTGACAGCATCGCGCTCCTCAAGATGCACACCGCGAACAGGAAGAGGCAGCTCGAGATAACCCTCGCCAAGTTCACGGTCTACGTCCCTGTCCTGAGCCTGTACAACTACCTGGCCGCCAAGGCCTACCTGAAGAGGAACGTCGAGAGGGAACTCGGCCTGCTCAAGGAGATCTACAACGTCGTGCCCCTGAGCGATGAGATAATCGTCCGTGCGAGCAAGATCGAGGGATACCTGCTCCAGAGGGGCCTGGTCGTTGATCCTGAGGACGTTCTCGCGGCTTCGACGGCCATAACCACCAACAGCCTCCTCGTCACCGAGTCGCCCGAGAGGTACGAGCACATGAGGCAGTTCGGCCTCGACGTGATGCCCCTTGAGAAGTTCCTAAGGGAAATGGAGAGGATCGTGGAGCGGGAGCTCAGATAA
- a CDS encoding PIG-L deacetylase family protein, whose protein sequence is MVLSFEASLEKLLALLDFDLSDPFKDVEKVLCIEPHPDDCVIGLGGTIRKLTEMGKEVVYLCLTDGSMGTTDENVSAHELALIRKREEEESARMLGVERIIWLGYRDTELPYTVEARNQIIKVLRRERPDAVLAPDPWLPYEAHPDHVTAGKLALEAVSFSPLPNVVPSDVQLGIKPHQVDLFGFYYTAKPNYFIDITGLMELKLRAIRAHRSQFTDDVWEKWEPFLRTVAEFYGEKIGVRYAEGLRFMPGLFLHITPFAGLI, encoded by the coding sequence ATGGTTTTGAGCTTCGAGGCCTCGCTCGAAAAGTTACTCGCACTTCTCGACTTCGACCTCTCGGATCCTTTTAAGGACGTTGAAAAGGTTCTCTGCATCGAACCCCATCCCGACGACTGCGTAATCGGTCTCGGGGGCACGATAAGGAAACTCACCGAGATGGGAAAGGAGGTCGTCTACCTCTGCCTCACCGACGGCTCGATGGGAACGACGGATGAAAACGTCAGCGCCCATGAACTCGCCCTGATCAGGAAGCGCGAGGAGGAAGAGAGCGCGAGGATGCTCGGCGTGGAGAGGATAATATGGCTCGGTTACAGGGACACGGAGCTCCCCTACACCGTCGAGGCGAGGAATCAGATAATCAAAGTCCTCAGGCGGGAGAGACCAGATGCCGTTCTTGCCCCCGACCCCTGGCTGCCCTACGAGGCCCATCCTGACCACGTAACCGCGGGAAAACTTGCCCTTGAAGCGGTCTCCTTCTCGCCGCTGCCCAACGTCGTCCCGAGCGACGTCCAGCTCGGAATAAAGCCCCACCAGGTCGATCTCTTCGGTTTTTACTATACGGCGAAGCCGAACTACTTCATTGATATAACGGGGCTCATGGAGCTCAAGCTGAGGGCGATAAGGGCCCACAGGAGCCAGTTCACGGACGATGTCTGGGAGAAGTGGGAGCCATTCCTCAGAACCGTGGCGGAGTTCTACGGGGAAAAGATTGGGGTGAGGTACGCGGAGGGTCTGCGCTTCATGCCCGGGCTCTTCCTCCACATAACCCCTTTCGCCGGGCTTATCTGA
- a CDS encoding radical SAM protein, producing the protein MVWETPYFSYAVRELPKGCQLCVRGEKLVLFTTGKCPRDCFYCPLSPWRREDVVYANERPVKSVDDIIEEAMIQEAKGAGVTGGDPLARLDRTVQYIRALKENFGEDFHVHLYTTGALATKKNLEKLYDAGLDEIRFHPDLFNPNSKLFKVEIENIKNAFDFGWDVGGEIPSIPGQFERMKWYAEFLDSLGAKFLNVNELEFSEVTLKTMLDMGYEPVSDESSAIKGSLELGLKLLEWGEENTSLSYHLCTAKLKDAVQLRNRLRRMARNVARPYMEITEDGTLRFGIAEYDDLDGLYEFLVSEAEVPEEWLYVNREKGRIEMPEEVAVELAEAIEGDVWFFIVEEYPTFDRMEVERIPLP; encoded by the coding sequence ATGGTATGGGAGACCCCTTACTTCTCGTACGCCGTGAGGGAACTTCCGAAGGGCTGTCAGCTCTGCGTTAGGGGTGAGAAGCTCGTCCTCTTCACCACAGGGAAGTGCCCGAGGGACTGCTTCTACTGCCCGCTGAGCCCCTGGAGGAGGGAAGATGTCGTTTACGCCAACGAGAGGCCCGTTAAGAGCGTTGATGACATCATCGAGGAGGCGATGATTCAGGAGGCAAAGGGCGCGGGCGTCACCGGCGGGGACCCCCTCGCGAGGCTCGACAGAACGGTTCAATACATCCGCGCGCTCAAGGAGAACTTTGGCGAGGACTTTCACGTCCACCTCTACACCACCGGCGCTTTAGCGACCAAGAAGAACCTCGAGAAGCTCTACGATGCGGGCTTAGATGAGATACGCTTCCATCCAGATCTCTTCAACCCGAACTCGAAGCTCTTCAAGGTGGAAATCGAGAACATAAAGAACGCCTTCGACTTCGGCTGGGACGTCGGCGGGGAGATCCCCTCGATTCCCGGACAGTTCGAGAGGATGAAGTGGTACGCCGAATTCCTCGACAGCCTCGGCGCGAAGTTCCTCAACGTGAACGAGCTGGAGTTCAGCGAGGTTACCCTTAAAACCATGCTCGACATGGGCTACGAGCCGGTAAGCGACGAAAGCTCAGCGATAAAGGGCTCGCTTGAGCTCGGCCTTAAGTTGCTCGAGTGGGGCGAGGAGAACACCTCGCTGAGCTACCACCTCTGCACGGCCAAGCTCAAGGACGCCGTCCAGCTAAGGAACCGGTTGAGGAGAATGGCGAGGAACGTTGCCAGGCCGTACATGGAGATCACAGAGGACGGAACGCTCCGCTTCGGCATAGCTGAATACGATGACCTCGACGGACTCTACGAGTTCCTCGTCAGCGAGGCCGAGGTTCCGGAGGAGTGGCTCTACGTAAACAGGGAGAAGGGCAGGATCGAGATGCCCGAGGAGGTCGCTGTTGAGCTGGCCGAGGCCATCGAAGGCGACGTGTGGTTCTTCATCGTGGAGGAGTACCCAACCTTCGACAGGATGGAGGTCGAGAGGATTCCCCTGCCCTGA
- a CDS encoding ribonuclease P protein component 2, with the protein MREKPKYLPPTLREKHRYIAFQLIGERPFRKDEVKKAIWEASLSTLGVLGSAKAKPWFIRFDEKSQTGIVRVDRKHVEELRFALTLVTEINGSRAIFRTLGVSGTIKRLKRKFLAEFGWR; encoded by the coding sequence ATGAGGGAGAAGCCGAAGTACCTGCCCCCGACGCTCCGCGAGAAGCACCGCTACATAGCCTTCCAGCTGATTGGGGAGAGGCCCTTCCGGAAGGACGAGGTCAAGAAAGCCATCTGGGAGGCAAGCCTCTCAACGCTCGGTGTTCTCGGCTCGGCCAAAGCAAAGCCCTGGTTCATACGCTTCGACGAGAAGAGCCAGACCGGAATCGTCAGGGTTGACAGGAAGCATGTGGAAGAGCTCAGGTTTGCCCTAACCCTCGTGACGGAGATAAACGGCTCGAGGGCAATCTTCAGGACGCTTGGCGTTTCGGGAACGATAAAAAGGCTGAAGAGGAAGTTTTTAGCTGAATTCGGCTGGCGTTAG
- a CDS encoding glycogen synthase, translating into MRVLLLSFEYLPVKVGGLAEAVTNIAEGLAKGNEVIVFTPDHGRNLGEPFLTFRLSFEGRTVEVTARKREQNGVTVYTLSGDVLDTDVYPDWETLLRKAVLFGKASAGLLNHLIEGFKPDVVHAHDWHTVFALGLLKKYFSLRAVFTVHRLNKAKIPAHYFHEANLGELAPYPEIDPEHTACYVADAVTTVSKSYLWEEWDFFRNFDGKVTHVFNGIDCSFWSEELLENADKPREERRRLILGRFGLSDGRAFMFIGRFDRAQKGVDTLLRAIEILSGDPAFREMRFIIVGKGDPGLEAWAKAVENRFPENVRVITDVLPRETVRELYGSVDFVVIPSYFEPFGLVQLEAMCLGAIPIASAVGGLKDTIIDLNADPDNATGILVPPRDAFALARAMVSAKELDEGTLARLRENAKKRARRDFTWEKACRRYLLVYTGAVDKAMPFLL; encoded by the coding sequence ATGCGCGTTCTCCTCCTATCCTTCGAGTACCTCCCCGTCAAGGTCGGCGGCCTGGCGGAGGCAGTGACCAACATAGCCGAAGGATTGGCCAAGGGCAACGAGGTGATCGTCTTCACCCCCGACCACGGACGGAACCTCGGCGAGCCTTTCCTCACTTTCAGGCTCTCCTTCGAGGGCAGAACCGTCGAGGTAACCGCCAGAAAGCGGGAGCAGAACGGGGTCACGGTTTACACGCTCTCCGGCGACGTTCTCGACACCGACGTCTATCCTGACTGGGAGACCCTCCTCCGGAAGGCCGTCCTCTTCGGGAAAGCCTCGGCCGGTCTGCTCAACCACCTCATCGAGGGTTTCAAGCCCGATGTCGTTCACGCCCACGACTGGCACACGGTTTTTGCCCTCGGACTTTTGAAGAAGTACTTCTCGCTTAGGGCCGTTTTCACGGTCCACAGGCTCAACAAGGCCAAAATTCCGGCTCACTACTTCCACGAGGCCAACCTGGGCGAGCTCGCGCCTTATCCGGAAATAGACCCCGAGCACACCGCCTGCTACGTAGCCGACGCGGTAACGACCGTTAGCAAAAGCTACCTCTGGGAGGAGTGGGACTTCTTCAGGAACTTCGACGGCAAGGTGACGCACGTCTTCAACGGCATAGACTGCTCCTTCTGGAGCGAGGAGCTCCTTGAGAACGCCGACAAACCGAGGGAGGAGCGGAGACGGCTAATCCTCGGGCGCTTCGGTTTGAGCGACGGAAGGGCCTTCATGTTCATCGGCCGCTTCGACAGGGCCCAGAAGGGCGTTGACACGCTCCTCAGGGCGATAGAGATACTCTCCGGCGATCCCGCTTTTAGGGAGATGCGCTTCATCATCGTCGGCAAGGGCGACCCCGGATTGGAGGCCTGGGCCAAAGCCGTTGAGAACCGCTTCCCGGAGAACGTCAGGGTAATCACCGACGTCCTGCCGAGGGAAACCGTCCGCGAGCTGTACGGCTCGGTGGACTTCGTGGTGATTCCGTCTTACTTTGAGCCCTTTGGATTGGTTCAGCTCGAGGCGATGTGCCTCGGGGCGATTCCAATAGCGAGCGCCGTCGGGGGGCTCAAAGACACGATAATAGACCTCAACGCCGACCCGGATAACGCCACCGGAATCCTCGTCCCACCGAGAGACGCCTTTGCCCTCGCGAGGGCCATGGTTTCGGCTAAAGAGCTCGATGAAGGAACCCTCGCAAGGCTCCGTGAGAACGCCAAGAAGCGCGCGAGAAGGGACTTCACCTGGGAGAAGGCCTGCAGGCGCTACCTGCTCGTTTACACCGGCGCTGTGGACAAGGCGATGCCCTTCCTGCTCTAA
- the trmBL1 gene encoding HTH-type sugar sensing transcriptional regulator TrmBL1, with amino-acid sequence MREDEIIEKLQRLGLTKYESVAYITLLKLGPSKATDITKESGIPHTRVYDVLSSLHRKGFVDVMQGTPRLYKPVNPEVILEKIKEEIVKDIEALKEAFLELYREVHGEELPEIWTIQGFDNTIERAEYVIRSAKHEVLINTPLEFLELLKNEIKGRKDVVFVIISNFKDVPDWLRGDNIILARSGGAPWLMASWVIGDIDYALFFGALPQDTRKEKFYSFWAKSPRIIQNYMHWFYTIYFDNSEVIKPLNYEKLPKPLSLVNIRTLITVLRFVGLPRRAEIVGRIIDTKEPVTIDGEIVAYEYTPLTANVTFRHNGKELKVGGIGSYFEDVEGEKFILLE; translated from the coding sequence ATGAGGGAAGATGAGATAATTGAAAAGCTCCAGAGGCTCGGCCTGACGAAGTACGAGAGCGTTGCCTACATCACGCTCCTCAAGCTCGGCCCGAGCAAGGCCACCGACATAACGAAGGAGAGCGGCATTCCGCACACGAGGGTCTACGATGTCCTGAGCTCGCTCCACCGGAAGGGCTTCGTCGACGTCATGCAGGGCACGCCGAGGCTCTACAAGCCGGTCAATCCCGAGGTGATACTCGAAAAGATCAAGGAGGAGATTGTAAAGGACATAGAGGCCCTGAAAGAGGCCTTCCTCGAGCTCTACCGCGAGGTTCACGGCGAGGAGCTGCCGGAGATATGGACGATACAGGGCTTTGACAACACCATAGAGAGGGCAGAATACGTCATCAGAAGCGCGAAGCACGAGGTTCTGATCAACACCCCGCTGGAGTTCCTCGAGCTCCTCAAGAACGAGATAAAGGGCAGGAAGGACGTCGTGTTCGTGATCATAAGCAACTTCAAAGACGTTCCCGACTGGCTGAGGGGCGACAACATAATCCTCGCAAGGAGCGGCGGGGCGCCGTGGCTCATGGCCAGCTGGGTAATCGGGGACATAGACTACGCCCTCTTCTTCGGTGCCCTGCCCCAGGACACCAGAAAGGAGAAGTTCTACTCCTTCTGGGCCAAGAGCCCGAGGATAATCCAGAACTACATGCACTGGTTCTACACCATCTACTTCGACAACAGCGAGGTCATCAAGCCCCTCAACTACGAGAAGCTTCCAAAGCCGCTCTCCCTTGTCAACATCCGGACCCTCATCACGGTTCTACGCTTCGTCGGGCTTCCTAGGAGGGCAGAGATCGTCGGCAGGATCATCGACACGAAGGAGCCCGTGACGATAGACGGCGAGATAGTCGCCTACGAGTACACTCCACTGACAGCGAACGTCACCTTCAGACACAACGGAAAGGAGCTCAAGGTCGGCGGAATCGGGAGCTACTTCGAGGACGTCGAGGGCGAGAAGTTCATACTCCTCGAGTGA
- a CDS encoding alpha amylase N-terminal ig-like domain-containing protein, which produces MYKTFGFVEDPVFGRLAKVEFSIPYRGEEYAYLLGSFNAFNEGSFRMEKRGNRWAVTVLLPEGVWRYAFSLGGRFEVDPENESTETYRRPSYKFEKTVSVARIAGPELAYHSPSLLHLYSFGGRVHFILRARKDRLHSVFLVMDDARIEMRKRASDELFDYFGVDVGGIEGTIEYSFVGEGREGTFELGPFEAVPMTLEAPEWPLGRVFYQVMPDRFAGRSLGDSGDFCGGDLWGLIERLDHITGLGFNALYLTPIFESTTYHGYDIVDYFHVSRRLGGDEAFEALVGELRKRNVRLILDGVFHHTSFFHPYFQDVVEKGEKSRYAGFYRVLGFPVVSERFLEVLNSDLPPGELGKALRKVGWNYESFYSVWLMPRLNHDNEEVFEFVVGVMRHWLGGADGWRLDVAHGVPPDFWARVRERVPSSAYLIGEVMDDGRLYLFRGFHGVMNYALYDAMLRFFAFGETTAEEFLNELELISVRYGPAEYYAYNFLDNHDTERFLDLVGDERIYLCALAFLMTYKGIPAVFYGDEIGLRGRKGGGLDVGRTPMDWESENWNHKILKTTEKLVRLRRNSRALQVGTFRPLFFRSRTMVYERAAGDEVLIVAINCSDAPAEVPLPDGRGITIPPLAFRIIDAGR; this is translated from the coding sequence GTGTATAAAACTTTCGGGTTCGTTGAGGATCCAGTCTTCGGGAGGCTCGCGAAGGTTGAGTTTTCAATTCCCTATCGCGGCGAGGAGTACGCCTATCTCCTCGGGAGCTTCAACGCCTTCAACGAGGGGAGCTTTAGGATGGAGAAGCGTGGAAACCGCTGGGCTGTGACGGTTCTCCTCCCCGAGGGCGTTTGGAGGTACGCGTTCTCGCTGGGGGGCAGGTTCGAGGTTGACCCCGAAAACGAAAGCACCGAAACCTATCGCAGGCCATCGTACAAGTTCGAGAAAACGGTCAGCGTCGCGAGGATTGCCGGCCCGGAGCTGGCCTATCACTCGCCTTCCCTCCTCCACCTTTACTCCTTCGGCGGGAGGGTTCACTTCATTCTCAGGGCGAGAAAAGATCGTCTGCACTCCGTTTTCCTTGTGATGGATGATGCGAGAATCGAGATGAGGAAGCGGGCGAGCGATGAGCTCTTCGACTACTTCGGGGTGGACGTTGGCGGGATTGAGGGGACGATCGAGTACTCGTTCGTGGGAGAGGGCAGGGAAGGGACTTTTGAGCTTGGCCCTTTTGAAGCCGTTCCGATGACACTTGAGGCCCCGGAGTGGCCGCTCGGAAGAGTTTTCTACCAGGTGATGCCCGATCGCTTCGCCGGCCGTTCTCTCGGTGACTCTGGGGATTTCTGCGGCGGTGACCTCTGGGGGCTGATTGAGAGGCTGGACCACATCACCGGACTGGGCTTCAACGCCCTCTATCTAACCCCGATCTTCGAGTCAACAACCTATCACGGCTACGACATCGTTGATTACTTCCACGTTTCCAGGAGACTTGGTGGGGATGAGGCCTTTGAGGCTCTCGTGGGGGAGCTGAGGAAAAGGAACGTCAGGCTGATCCTCGACGGGGTTTTTCATCACACCAGCTTCTTCCATCCGTACTTCCAGGACGTCGTTGAGAAGGGCGAAAAAAGCAGGTACGCAGGGTTTTACAGGGTTCTGGGCTTTCCAGTCGTCTCGGAGCGTTTTCTTGAGGTGCTGAACTCTGACCTGCCCCCCGGGGAGTTGGGGAAAGCCCTGAGGAAAGTCGGCTGGAACTACGAGAGCTTTTACTCCGTCTGGCTGATGCCGCGGCTGAACCACGATAACGAGGAGGTCTTTGAGTTCGTCGTTGGCGTTATGCGGCACTGGCTGGGCGGGGCGGATGGATGGAGGCTCGACGTGGCCCACGGCGTTCCCCCTGATTTCTGGGCAAGGGTGCGGGAGAGAGTGCCCTCATCAGCCTACCTGATCGGGGAGGTCATGGACGACGGGAGGCTTTACCTATTCCGGGGGTTCCACGGGGTCATGAACTACGCGCTCTACGACGCGATGCTCAGGTTCTTTGCCTTTGGCGAGACAACCGCCGAGGAGTTCCTGAACGAGCTCGAGCTCATCAGCGTTCGCTACGGGCCCGCCGAGTACTACGCCTACAACTTCCTCGACAACCACGACACTGAGCGCTTCCTCGACCTCGTTGGCGACGAGCGGATCTACCTCTGCGCCCTGGCCTTTCTGATGACCTACAAGGGCATTCCCGCTGTTTTCTACGGCGATGAGATCGGGCTGAGGGGCAGAAAGGGGGGAGGCCTCGACGTCGGGAGGACTCCGATGGACTGGGAGAGCGAAAACTGGAACCATAAAATACTGAAAACGACCGAAAAACTGGTCCGGCTCAGGAGGAACTCCAGGGCCCTCCAGGTGGGGACCTTCAGGCCCCTGTTCTTCAGGAGCAGGACGATGGTCTACGAAAGGGCCGCCGGCGATGAGGTCTTGATCGTTGCCATAAACTGCTCCGACGCCCCGGCTGAGGTTCCCCTCCCTGATGGGAGAGGGATTACCATCCCACCGCTGGCCTTCAGGATAATCGATGCCGGCCGATAA